A single genomic interval of Celeribacter indicus harbors:
- a CDS encoding SDR family oxidoreductase, whose product MNTAIVVGGTAGAGRAIVEKLLTYGYRVGVIARGEDRLDALSEKALGLEVAQADVASMEALRKATDDLVARIGVPDVWINVAMATMFARFEEMSAAEFERVMDVTFLGQVNATREALRHMQSGKIIFLGSSLAYRPVPLQSACSGAKHALNGFVGSLRSELMREGSDVTLHLVQLPAINTPQFDWARSRLRRKPRPAAPVFSPDVPAEAVMKIIRTGARELFVGRSVLRLVFGTLVLPAYLDRRMADEGLEAQKSDIQASPQEGNLFDPVAYPPAADGSYGDEAEDHTVMVDADLARKLMFFGLPALAFLLGLLF is encoded by the coding sequence CGCCGGCCGGGCGATCGTCGAGAAGCTCCTGACCTACGGCTATCGCGTCGGTGTCATCGCGCGCGGAGAGGACCGGCTGGACGCGCTGTCGGAAAAGGCCCTCGGTCTCGAGGTTGCCCAGGCGGACGTGGCGTCCATGGAGGCGCTGCGGAAGGCGACCGACGATCTCGTTGCGAGGATCGGCGTGCCCGATGTCTGGATCAACGTGGCCATGGCGACCATGTTCGCGCGGTTCGAGGAGATGTCGGCCGCAGAATTCGAGCGAGTTATGGACGTCACCTTCCTCGGTCAGGTGAACGCCACGCGCGAGGCGCTGCGGCACATGCAGAGCGGCAAGATCATCTTCCTCGGCTCGAGCCTCGCCTATCGGCCCGTGCCGCTGCAATCGGCGTGTTCCGGCGCGAAACATGCGCTCAACGGGTTCGTCGGCAGCCTGCGGTCGGAGCTGATGCGCGAGGGAAGCGATGTGACGCTGCATCTCGTGCAGCTTCCGGCGATCAACACGCCCCAGTTCGACTGGGCGCGCAGCCGGTTGCGGCGAAAGCCCCGGCCCGCCGCCCCGGTCTTCAGTCCCGACGTTCCGGCGGAAGCGGTGATGAAGATCATCCGCACCGGCGCGCGGGAGTTGTTCGTCGGCCGCTCCGTCCTGCGGCTCGTCTTCGGGACGCTGGTCCTGCCCGCCTATCTCGACCGGCGCATGGCCGACGAGGGTCTCGAGGCGCAGAAATCCGACATCCAGGCCAGCCCGCAGGAGGGCAATCTCTTCGATCCTGTCGCCTATCCGCCGGCGGCCGACGGCTCCTATGGCGACGAGGCGGAGGACCACACCGTCATGGTTGACGCCGATCTCGCGCGCAAGCTGATGTTCTTCGGGTTGCCGGCACTGGCCTTTCTCCTCGGGCTGCTCTTCTGA